GCTACGAGCTGTGGTCGGATCGCAATCCGTTTGCGGCCCCCTTCGCCGAGAAGGCTGAACGCGTGCGGCAGACGCGTCATGCCGTGTCTTCCGACAATCCGTTCCTCGCTTTGGAGACGGCCGTGTCGACGGCCATTGAAGAATCGCTGAACTTCTACCGCGACATGCGCGACGACGGCTACGAGAAGGCGTTCGAGACGATCTACGGTCAGCCGTGGGTGCAGGCGCTCGCCGGCTTGCATGGCAGCGACGGTACGGCCGTGCGGGTGCATCCGGGTACGTCGCCCGAGCATGTGGCATTCGTGAAGGAAGCGCTGGAACTGCGCCGTCACGAAGTGCGTCAGGGCGGTGTGCTGGAAGCGGGGATTCGGGCGTTGCTCTGGGTACACCGTCTGCATGGCGAAGCGGACGAGCGGCAGTTCAATCTCGCGCGCTCGTTGCCGCGCGGCGACGCCGAGATTTCGATTGAGCGCTTCCGCGAGATCATTCGACGTCAGGCGGGTTTGCTGCGCATGGCCCCGAATGCTGCGATGGAGGCCATTCCCGGCATGTTGGCACATGCGTCGCCTGCATCGATCCGGCTGGTGGCGAAGGCCGTGAAGGAGCTGAGTTTCGCGGTGCCGCTGGAGGATGACGAGCAAAACGATCTGGAACGCGTGCTCGCCGTCTTCGAACGGGCCGCGCAAAAGCGCGAGGCCGACGTGGATGGGGCCGGTAAGGCGAGCGTAGCGGCTAAGCCTCGCGCCACAACGAGTCGCAAAGCTACCTCACCGGCCACCACACCTCGCAAGGGGACGACTGCCGCGAAGAAAGCCGCCACGACGGCCGTCGCCAAATCTACACGGACGTCGCGAGCGAAGAAGACGAACTAACCGTCGACACGGCGGCGACGCGCGACGCGTCGCCGCCATCCATACCGTCCCCCATAGGCACGCACAATCGCGCCACCAATCCCCCACCCTCGCGCGGCGCGAACTCAAGCGTTGCGTCGAAACGCCTCGCGATCGCCTGCACGATGGAGATGCCCAAACCTGCCCCCTCACCGCGCCGACGCCCCTGGTCGCCCCGCCAGAATCGCTGACCCAGTTGCTCCGTACGTGCAGCAGCAAGTCCCGGCCCTCGGTCGCTTACCTCTATGCAATATCTTCGGTTCGGTTCGTCCGATATCACCGACAACGTAATCTCGCTGCCCGCCGGAGAGTAACGCATCGCGTTGTCTAACAAGTTTCTTAATGCCGTCGCCAGCATCGAACGCGGTAACACCGATCCTTTGTCCGTCTCCGAAATGCTAACCAGGACCCTGCCACTTCGACGACGGACCGGGGCCCCTTTCCCCTGCTCAGACATAGACCCAACTCCCATTGAAAAGGGGCCCCGATCCGTCTCTCCCATTTCAGTCAAAACCTCCTCGATTACCTCCTTCATCGACTCGCATTTGTCGTGCTCGTGGATCGGCGCTTCCGTCCGCGCCAAGGTCATCAACTGATCCAATGTGTGGCCCAGTCGCTTCACGCCCGCACTCGCCTGTTGCAACGCCCGCTTCGACACACTCCCCTGCGTCAACGCCGCCACCTGCAAATGCGTATCGATTGCCGTCAACGGCGTTCGCAACTCATGCGCCGCGCCATCCGTGAACGCCCTCTGGCCCGCCAACGTCTGCGCCAATCTGTCCAGCCAACCATTCAACGCCACTACCACCGGCTTCAACTCCTTCGGCACCTTTCCAATATCCACCGGCGTCGTGTCGTCAGTCCGCTTTCCACGCAACGTTGCCCGTAACGTCTTCAGTGGCATCAGTCCCCTTCCGATACCGATCCACAACGCCATCAGACCGCCAATGACCGCAATCAGGAATGGAATGCCAGCCGCCTGCAACATGCCATTCGTCAAGACCGCGCGACGCTTGACGAGGTCCGCCGTCATCACCTGATATCCGCCCGCGTCCTGCAACACATAGATGCGCCAGTGGCGGCCGTCGATCTCTCTTGTGCTGAAACCCGTCGGCAACGTCATCGCCGACGTCTTGGGACTGCCATCCGTGTGCGCCAGCACCGCGCCCTGCAACGACCGGATTTCGCAGGCGATGCCGTCACTACCGCCCGCGCGAATGACCTCGCCCCAATCTCTCGGCTCGGGATGCGGCGAGAATGCCGCGCGCGCCATCAGGCCCGCCACCATGTTGGCCGACATCGCCAGACGCTCGTCGAGCGCCTCGTCAAGACTCGCGCGTACACCGCGCATCATCCATCCCGCCGCCACCATCCACAGGACGATCAGCGCCACGCCAGCGATCAGCACAGCCCTAAATCGAAGGCTCATGACAAGCTCCATCCCAACCGATATCCCAGGCCGCGCGCAGTCTGAATCGCGTCGCATCCCAACTTGCGACGCACGTTATGTATGTGAACGTTCAGCACATTGCTGTTGACGCGCTCCGTCATACCGTAAAGCCGCACGTGCAGCATGTCCGGCGACAACCAGCGCCCCCGGCTGCTCGCCAGGTACGCGAGCAAATCCACCTCGCGACGCGACAGTTCGACCGGTTCACCTTCTAGCCACGCCAACCCGCTCGCAGGATCGAGCCGCAACGGACCGGCCTCGATGACCTGCGCGGCGCGTCCATGCGTGCGTCGCACCAGCGCATGCAGGCGCGCTGCCAGTTCGCGCAGGTCGAAGGGTTTGCTCATGTAGTCGTCGGCCCCGGCATTCAACCCCGAGATCCGGTGTTCGATGCCGTCGCGCGCAGTGAGGATCAACACGGGTATGTCCGGCTCGACGGCGCGAACGCTGGCAATCAGGTCGAGACCGTCGCCATCAGGTAGCCCGAGATCGAGCACCAGTGCGTCGAAGCTGTTCTCGGCATGCGCCGCCATCGCCGCCTCGCCGCACGCGCTCGCCTCGACGTGAATTCCCAAAGTCGAAAGCCCCGCAACGATGCCGCTTGTAATCAGCGGATCGTCCTCTACCAGCAGTACTCGCATTGATTCAGGCCTCTCCTTGGCGTCTCCGACGCCGCTTTCACGCCTCGCGACATGTTACGTATATCGCGCATCGCGTTGATGCATGGTGGACGGCGGGATGCCGCGTTAACTCTCGGTTAATCGTCCTGCGCCACGCTCTGTCTTGCTTCGATCGACCCGAGGAGGACAGATTGCTTCGTCGAATAGTTTTCATCTTTGTGATTTTGCTCAGCGCGCTCGGCGCGCTTCGCGTCACCCTCGTGACGCCCGCCGCTGCCGCGCTGCCGTGGCAATCCGGCGATCAGGTGCTCGACGTCTCCCAAGTGCTGCGTCTCGATGCGCCCCGTCGCGTGGACGATGGCATTGTCATCGGCGGCAAGATTGCTAAGGACCACTACGTGTATCGTCATTCGATTCGCGTGGAGGACGCCAGCGGCAAACCGGTTCCCTTCTCGCTACCCGAAGGCACCAGGCACGTCGACGAGTTCTTCGGAGAAAGCGAGATCTACTATGACGACGATCTGCAACTGAAGTTGCCTGCATCGACGTCGAACTTCATCACGTTTCATTGGCAAGGCTGTGCGAAGGCGGGCATCTGCTACCCCCCGCAAAAGGTGAGGATTTCGCTGTCCGGCGATGCTCCGCCCGTCCAGGCGAGCGACGCGTCTTCGATGCTGGCGGCCCTCACCGCTCCGGTCGAGACCTCGGGGGCGGCGGGTTCAAGCGAGACCTCAGACGCCGCTGCCGT
This window of the Pandoraea sputorum genome carries:
- a CDS encoding ATP-binding protein, with the protein product MALIVLWMVAAGWMMRGVRASLDEALDERLAMSANMVAGLMARAAFSPHPEPRDWGEVIRAGGSDGIACEIRSLQGAVLAHTDGSPKTSAMTLPTGFSTREIDGRHWRIYVLQDAGGYQVMTADLVKRRAVLTNGMLQAAGIPFLIAVIGGLMALWIGIGRGLMPLKTLRATLRGKRTDDTTPVDIGKVPKELKPVVVALNGWLDRLAQTLAGQRAFTDGAAHELRTPLTAIDTHLQVAALTQGSVSKRALQQASAGVKRLGHTLDQLMTLARTEAPIHEHDKCESMKEVIEEVLTEMGETDRGPFSMGVGSMSEQGKGAPVRRRSGRVLVSISETDKGSVLPRSMLATALRNLLDNAMRYSPAGSEITLSVISDEPNRRYCIEVSDRGPGLAAARTEQLGQRFWRGDQGRRRGEGAGLGISIVQAIARRFDATLEFAPREGGGLVARLCVPMGDGMDGGDASRVAAVSTVSSSSSLATSV
- a CDS encoding response regulator transcription factor — its product is MRVLLVEDDPLITSGIVAGLSTLGIHVEASACGEAAMAAHAENSFDALVLDLGLPDGDGLDLIASVRAVEPDIPVLILTARDGIEHRISGLNAGADDYMSKPFDLRELAARLHALVRRTHGRAAQVIEAGPLRLDPASGLAWLEGEPVELSRREVDLLAYLASSRGRWLSPDMLHVRLYGMTERVNSNVLNVHIHNVRRKLGCDAIQTARGLGYRLGWSLS